Part of the Aureitalea marina genome, TTGCTGGAAACGGATTACGGAATCGATAAGATCCAACTAGGCTACCTGGACATTACATTCTACCGTGACGATTTCAGACGAGGAGACAAGATATTAGAGGCCAACAGTACCCAGATCAATTTTATCGTTGAGAATAAACGCGTGGTCTTTGTGGACGACGTACTGTATACCGGAAGGAGTATCCGATCTGCCCTGACCGCTATTCAGTCCTTTGGTCGTCCTAATGAGATCGAGCTGCTATGCCTTATAGACCGGAGGTTTAGCCGTCATTTACCAATACAACCCGATTATCACGGAAGACAGGTGGATGCCATAGGCCAGGAAAAAGTAATTGTGAATTGGGAGGATCAGGATGGAGAAGATGCTGTTTACCTGGTACCCAGATAAGGAATGAATAGAAGAAGTAAACTACAATACCTAGGATGAGTGAGCTAAGTGTAAAACACCTGTTGGGGATCAAATATCTCAGCGAAGCCGATATTCATCTGATCTTCGAAACAGCGGACC contains:
- the pyrR gene encoding bifunctional pyr operon transcriptional regulator/uracil phosphoribosyltransferase PyrR — protein: MSQKVLLNANEVKIALHRLACQLIENHNDFSNTVLIGLQPRGIYLADRLKQLLETDYGIDKIQLGYLDITFYRDDFRRGDKILEANSTQINFIVENKRVVFVDDVLYTGRSIRSALTAIQSFGRPNEIELLCLIDRRFSRHLPIQPDYHGRQVDAIGQEKVIVNWEDQDGEDAVYLVPR